One window from the genome of Desulfobaccales bacterium encodes:
- a CDS encoding L-threonylcarbamoyladenylate synthase: MIIKINPDNPQERLLRKAVEALSGGGLIAYPTDTCYAIGCDLFNLKGINRIYHLKRQPLNKPFSIICQDLKNISEYARVGNSAYKVMKRLLPGPYTFVLEASRQVPKILQTKRRTVGIRVPDHPIALGLVALLGHPIITTTAALPDGPVESDPYEIEIKFKPHLELVIDGGIVLPDPSSIIAFMDDVPEVLREGKGDVSEFA; encoded by the coding sequence ATGATCATCAAAATCAATCCCGACAATCCCCAGGAACGCCTCCTGCGCAAGGCCGTGGAGGCGCTCTCCGGGGGCGGTCTCATCGCCTACCCGACGGATACCTGCTACGCCATCGGTTGCGACCTGTTTAATCTCAAGGGCATTAACCGGATTTACCACCTCAAGCGCCAGCCCTTGAATAAGCCTTTCAGTATTATCTGCCAGGATTTGAAGAACATCAGCGAATACGCCCGGGTGGGGAACTCCGCCTACAAGGTTATGAAACGCCTCTTACCCGGCCCCTATACCTTTGTCCTGGAAGCTTCCCGCCAGGTGCCGAAGATTCTCCAAACCAAACGGCGCACCGTGGGCATCCGGGTGCCGGACCACCCCATTGCCCTGGGGCTGGTGGCGCTCTTGGGACATCCCATCATTACCACCACCGCGGCCCTGCCGGACGGGCCGGTTGAGAGCGACCCCTACGAGATCGAGATCAAGTTCAAACCGCACCTGGAGTTGGTGATCGATGGCGGCATTGTCCTGCCGGACCCCTCCAGTATCATTGCCTTCATGGACGATGTGCCTGAAGTGCTCCGGGAAGGGAAGGGGGATGTGAGCGAGTTTGCCTAA
- a CDS encoding M23 family metallopeptidase — protein sequence MGKNWKQRWGRKFGNVVWVAIGLGLIVLLVWLAVGRLDFDDPTVALKTPVEVVGAKTVLTVDAADQSSGLKAVKVTFSQGGQSKVVLDRTFPPGGGKGETVDLQVILEPKALGFQEGKATLNVQAWDRSWHRLFRGHTASFSRDVVIDLVPVNLTYQGVSHLLHAGGTGVIGYRLNKEVKESGVMVGGRFFQGFPNPKGGKGDYVVLFAVPQEGPNTFPVELVARPSLGNEIKQSVSLKSKPRKWRHDNLNLPDGFLRKVATSLPVPNPNDLLGSYLEVNRNTRKLNHETFQKVSSHSAPQPLWVGAFQRFYGKPMARFGDRRTYMYQGKAVDQQTHLGEDLASLVNSPVYAGNNGVVVYADDLGIYGKTVMLDHGLGVFSSYSHMSKIDVKVGDKLQKGAVLGQTGTTGLAAGDHLHFAINLQGEFVDPLEWWDPHWIRDQVEKVWAQAGASVAQAAAPESGEPKKAKGKKKAGKAKAKPKKIN from the coding sequence ATGGGCAAGAACTGGAAACAGCGTTGGGGACGCAAGTTCGGCAACGTAGTGTGGGTTGCGATTGGGCTAGGCCTTATCGTCCTGCTGGTGTGGCTGGCGGTGGGCCGCCTGGACTTCGACGATCCCACGGTGGCGCTGAAAACCCCGGTGGAGGTGGTAGGGGCTAAAACCGTCCTGACGGTGGATGCCGCAGATCAGAGCAGCGGCTTGAAGGCGGTCAAGGTCACCTTTTCCCAGGGGGGCCAGAGTAAGGTGGTGCTGGATCGCACCTTTCCTCCGGGAGGCGGCAAGGGTGAGACCGTGGATCTGCAGGTGATTTTAGAGCCCAAGGCCCTGGGTTTCCAGGAGGGCAAGGCCACCTTGAACGTCCAGGCCTGGGACCGCTCCTGGCACCGCCTGTTTCGGGGTCACACCGCGTCGTTCAGCCGGGACGTGGTTATCGATTTGGTGCCCGTCAACCTGACGTATCAAGGGGTGAGTCACCTGCTGCATGCCGGGGGGACCGGCGTGATCGGCTACCGGCTTAACAAAGAGGTTAAAGAGTCGGGCGTCATGGTGGGGGGGCGGTTCTTTCAGGGTTTCCCCAACCCCAAGGGGGGCAAAGGGGACTATGTGGTGCTGTTCGCGGTGCCTCAGGAAGGACCCAATACCTTCCCGGTGGAACTTGTGGCCCGGCCGTCTTTGGGCAATGAAATCAAGCAGTCGGTGTCTTTGAAGTCCAAGCCCCGGAAGTGGCGGCATGACAACCTCAACCTCCCGGACGGCTTTCTGCGCAAGGTGGCCACCAGCCTGCCGGTGCCCAATCCCAACGACTTGCTGGGGTCCTATCTGGAGGTCAACCGGAATACGCGCAAGCTTAATCACGAGACGTTCCAGAAAGTCAGCTCCCACAGCGCCCCCCAGCCCTTATGGGTCGGAGCCTTCCAACGGTTTTATGGCAAACCCATGGCACGGTTTGGCGACCGGCGCACTTATATGTATCAGGGCAAAGCCGTGGATCAGCAGACGCATCTGGGCGAGGACCTGGCTTCCCTGGTGAACAGCCCGGTGTATGCCGGGAATAACGGCGTGGTAGTCTATGCCGATGACCTGGGGATTTATGGAAAGACGGTGATGCTGGACCATGGCCTGGGGGTTTTCTCCAGCTATAGTCATATGAGCAAGATCGACGTGAAGGTGGGGGATAAGCTGCAGAAAGGCGCGGTCCTGGGGCAAACCGGCACCACGGGCCTGGCGGCCGGCGATCATCTCCATTTCGCCATCAACCTCCAGGGTGAGTTTGTCGATCCCCTGGAGTGGTGGGACCCCCACTGGATTAGGGATCAGGTGGAAAAGGTCTGGGCCCAGGCGGGGGCTTCGGTGGCGCAGGCGGCAGCCCCAGAGAGCGGCGAGCCCAAAAAGGCCAAGGGCAAGAAGAAAGCTGGCAAGGCGAAGGCCAAGCCAAAGAAAATTAATTAA
- a CDS encoding heavy metal translocating P-type ATPase, translated as MAASEEIILSVGGMHCAACVARVERALTAAPGVELATVNLATRQARIRYNSHLTNPDALTQVVTGAGYEVEAATKEQRAPKSPEAEVKEFRRRFLLALLLSLPVWLFMVPGVMAAIGLSHHTMAFILLIFATPVMFYSGAPFFAGAVNAARHLSTNMDTLVALGTSAAYFYSAWVTFFPESVAAAGHDPAVYYDTAVMIITFILLGRWLEARTRGRASEALRRLFALAPPTARVRRDGQELELPLSEVAVGDLVVVRPGEKIPVDGIVAEGNSSVDESMLTGESMPVAKEPGAEVWGATLNHRGFLVFKATRVGQDMVLSQIIRLVEQAQTSKAPIERLVDKVAGIFVPVVMGLAAATFLAWYFWGPPPTFSRAIIGMVAVLIIACPCAMGLATPTAVMVGSGRGAELGILMRGGEALERAYRLTTVIFDKTGTLTRGTPQVTDVHTWEHWSAQAVLAHAAALEAKSEHPLAEAVTHAAGAQGLTLPRVEDFQAVPGLGVEAKIDGQAVILGNLAFLSQQGISSPLINHQQDQLSREGKTAIFLAVAGLPVGVIAAADTLKPRAAKTVAALKNMGLKILLLSGDNKMTAAAVAKSIGIEDVLAEVLPGDKALKVMELQAHGEVVAMVGDGINDAPALAAADVGIALGTGADVALEAADLTLIRDDLDLIPAAINLSRQMMRIIRQNLFWAFCYNVVAIPVAAGAFYPLWGWTLNPALAAAAMAMSSVSVVTNSLRLRRFKA; from the coding sequence ATGGCAGCAAGCGAAGAAATCATTCTCTCCGTAGGGGGCATGCACTGCGCCGCCTGCGTAGCCCGGGTGGAGCGCGCCCTGACCGCCGCCCCCGGCGTCGAATTGGCCACGGTCAACCTCGCCACTCGACAAGCCCGGATTCGCTATAATTCCCACCTGACCAACCCCGATGCCCTCACCCAGGTGGTGACCGGCGCCGGTTATGAAGTTGAGGCCGCGACCAAAGAGCAACGGGCTCCAAAATCGCCTGAGGCCGAGGTTAAAGAATTTCGCCGCCGCTTCCTCCTGGCCCTGCTGTTAAGCCTGCCGGTGTGGCTCTTCATGGTCCCGGGGGTGATGGCCGCCATCGGCCTCAGCCACCACACCATGGCCTTCATCCTGCTCATCTTTGCCACTCCGGTGATGTTTTATTCCGGCGCCCCGTTCTTTGCCGGGGCCGTGAACGCCGCCCGGCACCTGTCCACCAACATGGATACCCTGGTAGCCCTGGGCACCTCCGCCGCCTACTTCTACTCCGCCTGGGTCACCTTCTTTCCCGAGAGCGTCGCCGCCGCGGGCCACGACCCTGCAGTCTACTACGACACCGCAGTGATGATCATCACCTTCATCCTCCTGGGCCGCTGGCTGGAAGCCCGCACCCGAGGCCGGGCCTCGGAAGCGCTGCGCCGCCTCTTTGCCCTGGCCCCACCCACCGCCCGGGTGCGCCGGGATGGCCAGGAACTGGAACTGCCTCTGTCTGAAGTCGCGGTTGGCGACCTGGTGGTGGTGCGGCCGGGTGAGAAAATCCCCGTGGACGGCATCGTCGCGGAAGGCAACAGCAGCGTGGACGAGTCCATGCTCACCGGCGAAAGCATGCCCGTGGCCAAGGAACCGGGGGCCGAAGTCTGGGGCGCCACCTTGAACCACCGGGGGTTTTTGGTCTTCAAGGCCACCCGGGTGGGACAAGACATGGTGCTCTCCCAGATCATCCGCTTGGTGGAGCAGGCCCAGACCAGCAAAGCCCCCATCGAGCGCTTGGTGGATAAGGTAGCCGGCATCTTCGTGCCGGTGGTTATGGGTTTGGCGGCGGCAACCTTTCTGGCCTGGTACTTCTGGGGTCCACCTCCCACCTTTAGCCGGGCCATCATCGGCATGGTGGCGGTGCTCATCATCGCCTGCCCTTGCGCCATGGGCCTGGCCACCCCCACCGCGGTCATGGTAGGCTCGGGCCGAGGCGCGGAATTGGGCATCCTCATGCGGGGCGGCGAAGCCCTGGAGCGGGCCTACCGCCTCACCACCGTCATCTTCGATAAGACCGGCACCCTCACCCGGGGCACTCCCCAGGTCACTGACGTCCACACCTGGGAGCATTGGAGCGCACAGGCGGTCCTGGCTCACGCCGCGGCCCTGGAGGCGAAATCGGAGCACCCCCTGGCTGAGGCCGTCACCCACGCCGCAGGAGCCCAGGGCCTGACCTTGCCACGTGTTGAGGATTTCCAGGCCGTGCCGGGGCTGGGGGTGGAGGCCAAGATCGACGGTCAAGCAGTAATCTTGGGGAACCTGGCCTTTCTCTCCCAGCAAGGTATCTCCTCCCCGCTTATCAACCATCAGCAGGACCAACTGTCCCGTGAGGGCAAAACCGCCATCTTTCTGGCCGTGGCAGGTCTTCCCGTGGGGGTGATTGCCGCGGCCGACACCTTAAAGCCCCGGGCCGCCAAGACCGTGGCCGCCTTGAAGAATATGGGGTTGAAAATCCTCTTGTTGAGCGGCGACAACAAAATGACCGCCGCGGCAGTGGCCAAAAGTATCGGCATCGAGGACGTGCTGGCGGAAGTGCTCCCCGGTGATAAGGCCCTAAAAGTCATGGAACTGCAAGCCCATGGCGAAGTGGTGGCCATGGTGGGCGACGGCATCAACGACGCCCCGGCCCTGGCCGCGGCCGATGTGGGCATCGCTTTAGGCACCGGCGCCGACGTGGCCTTAGAGGCCGCGGACCTAACCCTCATCCGGGACGACCTGGACCTGATCCCCGCGGCCATCAACCTCTCCCGGCAGATGATGCGCATCATCCGCCAGAACCTCTTCTGGGCCTTCTGCTACAACGTCGTGGCTATCCCCGTAGCCGCGGGCGCCTTCTACCCGCTGTGGGGCTGGACCCTCAACCCGGCCCTGGCCGCCGCAGCCATGGCCATGAGCTCAGTCAGCGTCGTGACCAACTCCTTGCGCCTGCGGCGTTTCAAAGCGTGA
- the glgA gene encoding glycogen synthase GlgA yields MGQKPRVLFVASEGVPFAKTGGLADVVGTLPQALIEQGAEVKVLMPYYGMVKQGKAPTTTIAEDLEVNLGLINHTFNLKAPAESGSPFYFVERDEFYDRSQLYGTPRGDYFDNLERFAFFCGAVLPFCRALDFTPDVIHCHDWQSALVPVYLKQRWAGEAVFAKAKTVFTIHNLAYQGLFTKEKYPLLGLDWSFFSIDGLEYYGQINLLKGGIVCADAVTTVSPRYSVEIQTEELGYGLEGVLKTRAEQLHGILNGVDYQDWSPETDSLIPAAFSPKDLGGKAANKAALMEAFDLSQDLAEAPILAVISRLADQKGFDLLAEILPKLMKLKLMLVILGTGDEKYHRWLTAEAPKYRGKLGAKIAFNNQMAHLMEAGADMFLMPSRYEPCGLNQIYSMKYGTIPVVRETGGLADTVTPVGDPKTLGTGFVFSDYTPEAFLKAIHTALDAYANKDLWQRIMLHAMAQDFSWKVSAKAYLELYKSLV; encoded by the coding sequence ATGGGCCAGAAACCGCGTGTGCTGTTCGTTGCTTCGGAGGGAGTGCCTTTTGCCAAGACCGGGGGGCTGGCCGATGTTGTGGGCACGCTGCCCCAGGCCCTTATAGAGCAGGGGGCGGAAGTCAAGGTTCTTATGCCCTATTATGGCATGGTGAAGCAGGGGAAGGCGCCCACCACCACCATCGCCGAGGATCTGGAAGTGAACCTGGGGTTGATCAACCACACCTTCAATCTCAAGGCCCCAGCGGAGTCGGGCTCGCCGTTCTATTTTGTGGAGCGGGACGAATTTTACGACCGCAGCCAGCTCTACGGCACCCCCCGGGGAGATTACTTTGACAACCTGGAGCGCTTCGCCTTTTTCTGCGGCGCAGTTCTGCCCTTTTGCCGGGCCCTGGACTTTACCCCCGACGTGATCCATTGCCATGACTGGCAGAGTGCTTTGGTGCCGGTGTACCTGAAGCAGCGCTGGGCCGGTGAGGCGGTCTTCGCCAAGGCGAAAACGGTGTTCACCATTCACAATCTGGCCTATCAGGGTCTCTTTACCAAGGAAAAATATCCTTTGTTGGGCCTGGATTGGTCCTTTTTCTCCATCGACGGCCTGGAGTACTACGGCCAGATCAACCTGCTCAAGGGCGGCATCGTCTGCGCCGACGCGGTTACCACCGTGAGCCCCCGCTACAGCGTGGAGATCCAGACCGAGGAACTCGGCTATGGCCTGGAGGGGGTGCTGAAAACCCGGGCCGAGCAGTTACACGGCATCTTGAATGGCGTGGATTATCAGGATTGGAGCCCCGAGACCGACTCCCTGATCCCGGCCGCGTTCAGCCCGAAGGATTTGGGTGGCAAGGCCGCGAACAAGGCTGCCCTGATGGAGGCCTTCGACCTGTCCCAGGACCTGGCTGAGGCCCCCATCCTGGCCGTAATCTCCCGGCTGGCAGACCAGAAGGGCTTTGATCTGTTAGCCGAAATTTTGCCCAAGCTCATGAAACTGAAGCTGATGCTGGTGATCCTGGGGACCGGGGACGAGAAGTACCACCGCTGGCTCACGGCCGAGGCCCCCAAATACAGGGGCAAGCTGGGGGCGAAGATCGCCTTTAATAACCAGATGGCCCACCTCATGGAAGCCGGGGCCGACATGTTCCTCATGCCGTCGCGCTACGAGCCCTGCGGCTTAAACCAGATTTACTCCATGAAGTACGGCACCATTCCCGTGGTCCGGGAAACCGGGGGCCTGGCGGACACGGTAACCCCGGTGGGCGACCCCAAGACTCTGGGCACCGGCTTTGTGTTCAGCGACTACACCCCGGAGGCGTTCCTGAAAGCGATCCATACCGCGCTGGACGCTTATGCCAATAAGGACCTGTGGCAGCGCATCATGCTCCACGCCATGGCACAGGATTTTTCCTGGAAGGTGTCGGCGAAGGCTTATTTGGAACTGTATAAGAGTTTGGTGTGA
- a CDS encoding NYN domain-containing protein has product MANRRVGVYVDSMNIMRNGGYGMRYEVIRRFVARDGDEVMRLNAYVALDEERAVSDPNYKTTLNFILTLRDLGFKAVEKAIRWYTDDSGRTYGKANLDMEMGLDIVSQSDRLDLIYLFTGDGDFCSVVTMAQNKGCRVELVAFANVSMRLRREVDLFVPGYLVPGLLPTTPPAAGAPAWGEVGSRVRGVCTKYFLDRSYGFFRFMHSFGKVWITDTRLEESPYTSVFFMEKDLPPGIHAENLPSRDYIFEFNLSEGEKGFVASDIELIYKY; this is encoded by the coding sequence ATGGCCAACCGTCGAGTCGGAGTCTATGTTGACTCTATGAATATCATGCGGAACGGCGGCTACGGGATGCGCTATGAAGTGATCCGGCGTTTTGTTGCCCGGGACGGCGATGAAGTGATGCGACTGAATGCCTATGTAGCCCTTGACGAAGAGCGCGCCGTCTCTGATCCCAATTACAAAACGACCTTGAATTTTATCCTGACGTTGCGGGATTTGGGTTTCAAAGCCGTGGAGAAGGCGATCCGCTGGTACACGGATGATTCCGGCCGCACCTACGGCAAGGCCAATCTGGATATGGAAATGGGGCTGGACATCGTGTCGCAATCGGACCGCCTGGACCTGATCTACTTGTTCACCGGTGACGGTGATTTCTGCAGCGTGGTGACCATGGCGCAGAACAAGGGCTGCCGGGTGGAACTGGTGGCCTTTGCCAATGTATCGATGCGGCTGCGCCGGGAAGTGGACCTGTTCGTCCCCGGGTACTTGGTGCCGGGGTTATTGCCCACCACCCCGCCCGCCGCGGGGGCTCCCGCCTGGGGGGAGGTGGGCAGCCGGGTCCGGGGGGTGTGCACGAAATACTTTTTGGACCGCTCCTATGGCTTTTTCCGATTCATGCACAGCTTCGGCAAGGTATGGATTACCGACACGCGCCTGGAAGAATCCCCCTATACTTCGGTGTTTTTTATGGAAAAAGACCTGCCGCCGGGGATCCATGCCGAGAACTTGCCCAGCCGCGATTATATCTTCGAGTTCAACCTCAGCGAAGGCGAAAAAGGCTTCGTGGCGTCGGATATTGAGTTGATTTATAAGTATTAG
- the zwf gene encoding glucose-6-phosphate dehydrogenase: MTTLRSHNVEPHLFVVLGGTSDLMRRKLLPALYQLRASGAVPDPLIILGASRKTGLTDTGFRALALEALTEAGPLNDPAGQWCSECLFFQSLGAGTPEDFKALAVRIRSLEEEHHLPGNRVFYLAMPPQAYMHTIAGLGEAGLNADSGWTRLVVEKPFGKDLDSAIILNEQIHRYFSESQVYRIDHYLGKETVQNLLIFRFANAIFEPLWHRNLVKSVQITVAESLGVEGRAGYYDQAGALRDMVQNHLTQLLTLTAMEVPVAFDAESIRTEKAKVLRAVAPVLPENVIYGQYTRGSINGQEVPGYRETAGVSPDSQTDSFVALKLFVENWRWQGVPFYLVTGKRLPRRFTQIAVTFSCPPVWVFEPHYAGTCSPNVLVFTVQPDEGFDLLFEVKAPGEPLQLKTKRLRYRYSEEAVPLPEAYETLLLDIMAGDQTLFVRADEVEWAWRIYAPALDPPPGSVQFYPAGAWGPPGTDLLLEWPDPTLLYR, from the coding sequence ATGACTACCCTTCGTTCCCATAACGTTGAGCCTCACCTCTTCGTGGTCCTGGGAGGCACCAGCGACCTGATGCGGCGCAAGCTCCTGCCGGCCCTCTACCAGTTGCGGGCCAGCGGGGCCGTCCCCGACCCCCTGATCATCCTGGGGGCGTCCAGAAAGACCGGGCTGACGGATACAGGCTTCCGGGCCTTGGCCTTAGAGGCCCTGACCGAGGCTGGCCCCCTTAACGACCCGGCCGGCCAGTGGTGTAGCGAGTGTCTTTTCTTCCAGAGTCTGGGAGCGGGTACGCCGGAAGACTTTAAAGCCCTGGCGGTTCGCATCCGCTCCCTGGAGGAAGAGCACCATTTGCCCGGCAACCGGGTCTTTTACCTGGCGATGCCGCCTCAAGCTTATATGCACACCATTGCCGGCCTGGGCGAAGCCGGTCTCAATGCAGACTCGGGCTGGACCCGGCTGGTGGTGGAAAAGCCCTTCGGCAAAGACCTGGACTCCGCCATCATCCTCAATGAGCAGATCCACCGGTATTTCAGCGAATCCCAGGTCTACCGCATCGACCATTATCTGGGCAAAGAGACCGTCCAGAATCTCTTGATCTTTCGGTTCGCCAACGCCATTTTCGAGCCGCTCTGGCATCGGAATCTGGTAAAGAGCGTCCAGATTACCGTGGCCGAAAGCCTGGGGGTGGAAGGCCGGGCCGGATACTACGATCAGGCCGGGGCCCTCCGGGACATGGTCCAGAACCACCTCACCCAGCTCCTCACCCTCACTGCCATGGAAGTGCCGGTTGCCTTCGACGCCGAGAGTATCCGCACCGAAAAGGCCAAGGTCTTGCGGGCCGTCGCCCCGGTTCTGCCGGAAAACGTGATCTACGGCCAGTATACCCGGGGGAGCATCAACGGCCAGGAGGTGCCGGGCTACCGGGAAACCGCGGGGGTCTCCCCCGATTCCCAAACCGACAGCTTCGTGGCCTTAAAGCTTTTCGTGGAGAACTGGCGCTGGCAAGGAGTGCCCTTTTATCTGGTAACCGGCAAACGCCTGCCCCGGCGCTTCACCCAGATCGCCGTGACCTTCAGCTGCCCGCCCGTGTGGGTCTTCGAGCCCCACTACGCCGGGACCTGCAGCCCCAACGTCCTGGTGTTTACGGTGCAGCCCGATGAAGGCTTCGACCTCCTATTCGAAGTAAAAGCCCCGGGGGAGCCCCTGCAACTCAAGACCAAGCGCCTCCGGTATCGCTACTCCGAAGAGGCGGTCCCCCTGCCCGAGGCCTACGAGACTCTCCTCCTGGATATCATGGCCGGCGACCAGACCCTGTTTGTCCGGGCCGACGAAGTGGAGTGGGCCTGGCGCATCTACGCCCCGGCCTTGGACCCGCCGCCGGGGAGCGTGCAGTTCTACCCCGCCGGCGCCTGGGGTCCCCCGGGCACGGACCTCCTGTTGGAATGGCCGGACCCGACTTTGCTTTATCGCTAG
- a CDS encoding carbon-nitrogen hydrolase family protein, which produces MWVAAIQLNSTPNQVANLARAQTLVEEAASRGAQLVALPEHFACLGSDADTAAAAQPLDGPLVTSFRELAAKLRIFLLLGSFPERSPGKARPYNTSLLLAPQGKIIAHYRKLHLFDVDLPGPPPLRESEHTQPGEAVVTVALPGTSFTAGLAICYDLRFPELFRTQVSQGANLILMPAAFTATTGRDHWEVLLRARAIENLAYVVAPAQFGQHVPGRRSYGRSLIVDPWGTLLAQAPDGEGVILAELDYERLQRLRRELPALRHRRLH; this is translated from the coding sequence ATGTGGGTCGCGGCAATACAACTCAACTCTACCCCGAACCAGGTAGCCAACCTGGCCCGAGCCCAGACGCTGGTGGAGGAGGCCGCCTCCCGGGGTGCTCAACTGGTGGCCCTTCCTGAACATTTTGCCTGCCTGGGAAGCGATGCCGACACCGCAGCCGCAGCCCAGCCCCTGGACGGCCCCTTGGTGACCAGTTTTCGGGAGTTGGCCGCCAAGCTGCGCATTTTTCTGCTCTTGGGCTCCTTTCCCGAGCGCAGCCCTGGAAAAGCGCGCCCGTACAACACCAGCCTCCTTTTGGCTCCCCAAGGCAAGATCATCGCCCATTATCGCAAGCTGCACCTGTTCGACGTGGACTTGCCCGGCCCCCCGCCCCTCCGGGAGTCGGAGCACACCCAACCAGGGGAAGCAGTGGTGACCGTGGCGCTGCCGGGGACATCTTTCACCGCGGGACTTGCTATCTGCTATGATTTGCGCTTTCCCGAACTCTTTCGAACCCAGGTCAGCCAGGGAGCCAATCTCATCCTCATGCCCGCGGCGTTTACGGCCACCACCGGCCGGGATCATTGGGAAGTGCTGCTCCGGGCCCGGGCCATCGAAAATTTAGCGTATGTGGTGGCCCCGGCCCAGTTTGGGCAGCACGTGCCCGGCCGCCGGAGTTACGGGCGCTCCCTTATTGTCGACCCCTGGGGGACGCTTCTGGCCCAGGCCCCTGACGGCGAAGGGGTGATCCTGGCCGAGCTTGACTATGAGCGGTTGCAGCGCCTGCGCCGGGAGTTACCGGCCCTGCGTCACCGCCGCCTGCACTGA
- a CDS encoding FkbM family methyltransferase produces the protein MPESWIKPGARKLFRWYLSKFPLRDGKAFLYARLHAGLAPTNRFAVVRLDKGFMMNLDLHDPEQLKVYFYGHYHERYEADLVASLLENDDVFWDIGANVGYFTLVAATALANRGQIVAFEPGKNAYARLTENISLNPYGNIQTYPVAVSDREGEAVLHVSGDIADSSASLFLSGGGQAGREVCRTVALDQFLTTENLRPPTLIKLDAEGAELAVLQGAKRLISQSPPMFLMEMEEKNLKAAGASKAAIRQFLEAFGYRAAHLRKGRWYATTDLDAVKGRNIFWFNPEVETHRRKAALLPVTCSYISMPPPCCRATINP, from the coding sequence ATGCCTGAAAGTTGGATTAAACCCGGTGCCCGAAAACTCTTCCGCTGGTACCTCAGCAAATTTCCCCTGCGGGACGGCAAAGCTTTTTTGTACGCACGCCTCCATGCCGGGCTGGCCCCGACCAACCGTTTTGCTGTGGTTCGCCTAGACAAGGGTTTTATGATGAACCTTGACCTGCACGACCCGGAGCAGCTCAAAGTCTATTTTTACGGCCACTATCACGAGCGCTACGAAGCCGATCTGGTGGCGAGTCTTTTGGAAAACGACGACGTCTTCTGGGATATCGGCGCCAATGTCGGCTATTTTACCCTGGTGGCGGCCACGGCTTTGGCGAACCGCGGCCAGATCGTCGCGTTTGAGCCGGGCAAAAATGCCTACGCCCGGCTCACGGAAAATATCTCGTTGAATCCTTATGGGAATATCCAGACTTACCCCGTGGCCGTCAGCGACCGTGAGGGCGAGGCGGTGCTCCACGTTTCCGGCGACATTGCCGACTCTAGCGCCAGCCTCTTTCTATCCGGCGGCGGCCAGGCCGGGCGCGAGGTCTGCCGCACGGTGGCCCTGGATCAATTCTTGACCACAGAGAATTTGCGCCCGCCCACCCTGATCAAACTGGACGCCGAAGGTGCGGAGTTGGCCGTGCTCCAAGGGGCTAAGCGCCTCATCTCCCAATCTCCCCCCATGTTCCTGATGGAAATGGAAGAAAAGAACCTGAAAGCCGCGGGAGCCAGCAAAGCGGCTATCCGGCAATTTCTGGAAGCCTTCGGCTACCGGGCCGCGCATCTGCGCAAAGGCCGCTGGTACGCCACCACTGACCTTGACGCGGTCAAAGGCCGGAATATCTTCTGGTTCAACCCTGAGGTCGAGACCCACCGCCGCAAAGCCGCGCTGCTGCCGGTCACCTGCTCTTATATCTCTATGCCCCCGCCTTGCTGCCGAGCCACGATAAATCCATAA